The Pan troglodytes isolate AG18354 chromosome 8, NHGRI_mPanTro3-v2.0_pri, whole genome shotgun sequence genome window below encodes:
- the LOC747824 gene encoding procathepsin L-like, translating to MNGFQYQKHRKGKQFQERLLLEISTSVDWREKGYVTPVKDQGHCGSCWAFSATGALEGQMFWKTGKLISLNEQNLVDCSGPQGNEGYNGGFMDNPFRYVQENGGLDSEASYPYEGKVKTCRYNPKYSAANDTGFVDIPSWEKDLAKAEATVGPISVAVGASHVSFQFYKKGIYFEPRCDPEGLDHAMLVVGYSYEGADSDNNKYWLVKNSYKFWGKNWGMDGYIKMAKDRRNNCGIATAASYPTV from the exons ATGAATGGTTTTCAATACCAGAAGCACAGGAAGGGGAAACAGTTCCAGGAACGCCTGCTTCTTGAGATCTCCACATCTGtggactggagagagaaaggcTACGTGACTCCTGTGAAGGATCAG gGTCATTGTGGCTCTTGTTGGGCTTTCAGTGCAACTGGTGCTCTGGAAGGGCAGATGTTCTGGAAAACAGGCAAACTTATCTCGCTGAATGAACAGAATCTGGTAGACTGCTCTGGGCCTCAAGGCAATGAGGGCTACAATGGTGGCTTCATGGATAATCCCTTCCGGTATGTTCAGGAGAACGGAGGCCTGGACTCTGAGGCATCCTATCCATATGAAGGAAAG GTTAAAACCTGTAGGTACAATCCCAAGTATTCTGCTGCTAATGACACTGGCTTTGTGGACATCCCTTCATGGGAGAAGGACCTGGCGAAGGCAGAGGCAACTGTGGGGCCCATCTCTGTTGCTGTTGGTGCAAGCCATGTCTCCTTCCAGTTCTATAAAAAAG GAATTTATTTTGAGCCACGCTGTGACCCTGAAGGCCTGGATCATGCTATGCTGGTGGTTGGCTACAGCTATGAAGGAGCAGACTCAGATAACAATAAATATTGGCTGGTGAAGAACAGTTATAAATT CTGGGGTAAAAACTGGGGCATGGATGGCTACATAAAGATGGCCAAAGACCGGAGGAACAACTGTGGAATTGCCACAGCAGCCAGCTACCCCACTGTGTGA